The genome window GTGAGCAATTTCTATCAAGCGTCATTTTTTTCACCGAAACCACAAGAATGGCGCCAGTAAGTCAAGgccgtcacttttttttgtgtatttccTCATAGTTATCTTTTCTTTACACGAGACCTGAAACATTTCgaaacttattttgaaaatgcggTAAAAATAGAACACAATAATAAGTTGGAAAAAGTAGATCTGGAAACTTTCAgaccaaaaaatataaaaatgtatttttaaggCAATCGTGGAGTCTAGGCATGACGAAAGTTCCCGGgattaatttatcaaaaaaacattgattttcatTAGAAAATGATTCAGAGTAATTacggaaaaattatgaaaataattgaaaaactgtaaatttttttttgaaaaaatgttttttttcattctttttttctgtttcttaaAGATTTTGCTAAagcttttttcagtttttttgtctttttttaatgttctctATTTTAAAATCCCCTCTATTTTTTTCGCTAAACATTAAACACAAAACCGTTCAAATTCCAACTCGTTTATTAATTTAAAGCTTTGATTTGTCATAAAGACTTTTGTCACGTTTGATTTGTCATCACagaattatgcaaaaaaagaaataccCGCACAGAAGAGTTCGCGGAAAGTGAACGACGTGATAAATTAGTAATAAATGATAAACATCAACTCGAAAACAGAGTACTACCGTAGAAAATTAAACCCGCGGGTTAAATGCAATGGCTATGTGTGTATGATTCCCATTCGGGCAGGCTCAGGTCCAGTGTGTGGTGGTGTTTCGTTAAAAATAAGTGGAGTGGAATTTCGAATTGGTTGTAGGGAAGGTTgcatttctgtaaaaatatatgtttgaTTAAGCTTGATCAATTTTGGGCGTTTTACACAGTCTGTTTTATAGTACCCTcaatattaagaaaaatgtttgaaaaaataaaaacaaaaattccataaaaatttaatgtaaCATTAAAGTTTATCTACTTATACACAATAATCCAActcataaattaaaaattaaaaatatacattgaaaataatttgattgatttgaaaattatgttatatttttattgaaaaaagtccactggaatctgaaaactgactgaaagttttattttagcaCCTAACAACTTTCAgcaagtttttcatattttttcataaaaaaaaataataaatcaagttttttgttcatatttctataccaatttttctttttttttaaactggttTTGTAGGTTCAGATTTCTCccacaacgaaaaaaaaacggtttttttcaaaatcaactcTCGTATAGAACAATGATAATCAGTTTCTAACTGAGTTTCCTGAGATGGTCTTCATATTTTCCTAGGATAGCAATAGGAAACAATTTTCCTTATTTCCTCAAAATGGCATCACTATAGAAAACTGTTGCACTTTAgaatttcttatcagtttttgtAGGTACCATAGTTAATCACTTTTTGTGGCAAGTAAAACTTACAGTTTGTTTGAGCACACACGTGTCCTTAATCATGATTCGGGCGCTTTCAAAGTCCAACGAATTTAGACTTTCTAAGCTGGGAAAGTGATATGTCCCCTTCTCGTTTGTAATTCCGTGAAGGTCCCAGATGGATTGATGGAAATGTCCTGAAAGTTAGAAATAATTGTTGTGGAGTGTcgtgaaaaactgaaatagtGAACTAGTTTCATGTCATAGGTGATTCGCTTCCCACCTGGGTAAGGTGTTATataatgtcaaaaaatgaaaagtcgTGGAGTAACCCCAgcgaagaaaatttttttttaaatcacaatCGTACCgaaataaccaaatatcatattaaaacgtttaatttttttgaaaatatgaatgttaatttttttttcggagctacaaaaacttccaaaaaagttgaaaatactgagatttt of Caenorhabditis elegans chromosome II contains these proteins:
- the K10H10.9 gene encoding TransThyretin-Related family domain (Confirmed by transcript evidence), with protein sequence MMSFERSWQFVHSLVAYLILLISTTNCYPMFSEKVHIKCGGQPVAHAKVHIHDYKDGHFHQSIWDLHGITNEKGTYHFPSLESLNSLDFESARIMIKDTCVLKQTKCNLPYNQFEIPLHLFLTKHHHTLDLSLPEWESYTHSHCI